A window of Reinekea marina contains these coding sequences:
- a CDS encoding enoyl-CoA hydratase codes for MSDININTAQGVMEIQFNRPDKKNAITEQMYKELTAAFINARKNDAVQVVLMSGQKSCFTAGNDLADFMQHPPEDDDAPVFQFLMTMADFPKPVIAAVNGAAVGIGTTLLLHCDLVFCGENAKFQMPFVNLGLVPEFASSYLLPLRVGHAKASEWLLTGKMFGAHEAKEAGLINEVYSDETFFSAALQQAQGIAKLPTESVRITKKLMKQTYMSKTLQTIDEEGALFRKRLESDDFKNAVSAFFNK; via the coding sequence ATGTCCGATATCAATATCAATACGGCTCAGGGTGTAATGGAGATTCAATTTAACCGCCCCGATAAAAAGAATGCTATAACCGAGCAGATGTACAAAGAACTGACGGCGGCGTTTATTAATGCTCGCAAAAACGATGCCGTGCAAGTGGTGTTAATGTCCGGGCAAAAATCTTGCTTTACCGCCGGCAACGATTTAGCTGATTTTATGCAACACCCACCTGAAGATGATGATGCGCCAGTATTTCAGTTTTTAATGACCATGGCCGATTTCCCAAAACCAGTGATTGCCGCTGTAAATGGCGCGGCCGTGGGCATAGGTACCACACTCTTGCTGCATTGCGATCTAGTGTTTTGTGGCGAAAACGCCAAGTTCCAAATGCCTTTTGTAAATCTTGGCTTGGTTCCTGAATTTGCCAGTTCCTACTTATTACCTTTGCGAGTTGGGCATGCTAAAGCGAGTGAGTGGTTACTGACCGGGAAAATGTTTGGCGCTCATGAAGCGAAAGAGGCTGGGTTGATCAATGAAGTGTACAGCGATGAAACATTTTTCAGTGCTGCGTTACAACAAGCTCAAGGCATTGCAAAGTTGCCCACTGAATCTGTTCGTATTACCAAAAAATTAATGAAACAAACCTACATGTCTAAAACGTTACAAACCATCGATGAAGAAGGGGCCTTGTTTCGAAAGCGCTTAGAGAGCGACGACTTTAAAAATGCGGTATCCGCATTTTTTAATAAGTAA
- the sbcB gene encoding exodeoxyribonuclease I → MNQKFSSEPTLLWYDYETWGVDPRRDRICQFAAIRTDLDLNPIGEPINLFCKPPADTVIDPEAVLITGLSPLEVEQNGLNEWDFAHEIYRLMSKPGTCSVGYNTIRFDDECTRYLFYRNLLDPYAREWQNGNSRWDILDVVRMYAALRPEGIKWPQHENGSPSFKLEHLTAENGLAHENAHDAVSDVQATISFARLLKEANPKLFNFAFSLRSKHEARAQLDLVNRTPHLHFTGKIAATEYCMGIEVPLFVHPDRANEVVVIDVRHNPAWLLDYSAEELQQWLYSKTDDLPEGMSRPPLRTIHLNKSPMIAPFKSLTPELAENLDIDIDEVTGYASTVAQNQRYVELAQEVMSQTRRYDDEEQEKDPEHLLYDGFIGNKDRALLNEMAFGKLAMENWIAEAHHFNDARLEPLVENILGRHFPTVLLPEQLEKWRNQRKKALTLPNLGQKLTVDAALDKLKTLLDKHSGHSGLLDTQTYLQQLQKNWFGLTEGKAELDEQLDLF, encoded by the coding sequence ATGAATCAAAAATTCTCCAGTGAACCCACATTACTTTGGTACGATTATGAAACTTGGGGTGTAGACCCTAGGCGAGACCGAATCTGTCAGTTTGCTGCGATCAGAACCGATTTAGACCTAAACCCCATTGGTGAGCCGATTAATCTATTCTGCAAGCCACCTGCAGATACCGTGATAGACCCTGAAGCCGTGTTGATCACCGGTTTATCGCCACTTGAGGTTGAACAAAACGGCCTCAACGAATGGGATTTTGCCCATGAAATATATCGCCTCATGTCAAAACCAGGCACTTGCAGCGTTGGCTACAACACCATTCGCTTTGATGATGAATGTACTCGCTATTTATTTTATCGCAATTTGTTAGACCCTTATGCGCGCGAATGGCAAAACGGTAATTCTCGCTGGGATATTCTAGATGTCGTGCGCATGTATGCCGCCCTGCGCCCTGAGGGTATTAAATGGCCACAGCATGAAAACGGCTCGCCCTCATTTAAACTGGAACATTTAACAGCGGAGAACGGCTTAGCGCACGAAAACGCGCACGATGCCGTGAGCGATGTTCAAGCCACCATTAGCTTTGCTCGACTTTTAAAAGAGGCCAACCCTAAGTTGTTTAACTTTGCGTTTAGCTTACGTTCGAAACACGAAGCACGCGCCCAGCTAGACTTAGTAAACCGTACGCCCCACCTGCACTTTACAGGGAAAATAGCGGCAACCGAATATTGCATGGGGATTGAAGTCCCCTTGTTTGTACACCCAGATCGAGCCAATGAAGTTGTGGTCATAGACGTTCGACACAACCCTGCTTGGCTACTCGATTACAGTGCTGAAGAACTTCAGCAATGGCTGTACAGTAAAACCGACGACCTTCCGGAAGGCATGAGTCGGCCGCCATTGCGCACAATTCACTTAAACAAAAGCCCCATGATTGCTCCGTTTAAATCATTAACGCCTGAGTTAGCTGAAAACCTTGATATTGATATAGACGAAGTAACAGGCTATGCCTCAACCGTTGCACAAAACCAACGTTATGTGGAGCTTGCGCAGGAAGTGATGAGCCAAACTCGACGTTACGATGACGAGGAACAAGAAAAAGACCCTGAACATTTGCTCTACGATGGTTTCATTGGCAACAAAGATCGAGCTTTATTAAATGAGATGGCATTTGGCAAACTTGCCATGGAAAACTGGATAGCAGAAGCACACCATTTTAATGACGCTCGTTTAGAGCCTTTGGTTGAAAACATATTAGGACGTCACTTTCCCACCGTTTTATTGCCAGAACAGCTAGAAAAGTGGCGAAATCAGCGTAAAAAAGCACTGACTCTCCCAAATCTTGGTCAAAAATTGACTGTTGACGCTGCATTAGACAAACTAAAGACCTTATTGGATAAACATAGCGGCCATTCCGGATTACTCGACACTCAAACCTACCTGCAACAGCTGCAAAAAAATTGGTTTGGATTAACTGAAGGGAAGGCTGAGCTAGATGAACAACTGGATTTATTTTGA
- a CDS encoding rhodanese-like domain-containing protein, with translation MDNLLIEQLIDYIRKTKNKNSERGFMNRFLTFLTLIGLAVNGAMADNSLPISSDITEVTVNTDEGPFTITRQANDMQLIGGVLQPLIPVAGVHPMGELEVLEALNDPEFVVVDMRTIDWRAKSTIPGSIHIPYIEIAARLDELGCTGSEGAWDCTNARKVVAFCNGPACGQSPIAIRAMDREGYPTDKIYYYRGGMQSWTVMGLSVLEDAF, from the coding sequence ATGGATAATTTGCTTATTGAACAATTAATAGACTATATTAGAAAAACCAAAAATAAGAATAGCGAGCGAGGTTTTATGAATAGATTTTTAACATTTCTGACCTTAATAGGATTAGCGGTAAACGGTGCAATGGCGGACAATTCATTGCCAATTTCCAGTGACATTACCGAAGTCACTGTAAACACGGACGAAGGACCCTTTACCATTACCCGCCAAGCCAATGACATGCAACTCATTGGCGGCGTACTTCAACCATTGATCCCTGTAGCCGGGGTACACCCTATGGGCGAGTTGGAAGTACTTGAAGCGCTCAATGACCCAGAATTTGTGGTAGTTGACATGAGAACCATCGACTGGCGTGCAAAGAGCACCATCCCCGGCAGTATTCATATTCCTTACATAGAAATAGCAGCCCGCTTAGACGAGCTTGGCTGCACGGGTTCAGAGGGCGCATGGGATTGTACAAACGCACGTAAAGTGGTCGCGTTTTGCAACGGCCCAGCTTGTGGTCAGTCGCCTATCGCCATTCGCGCCATGGACAGAGAAGGTTACCCCACCGATAAAATTTACTACTACCGCGGCGGGATGCAAAGCTGGACAGTCATGGGGCTGAGTGTGTTGGAGGATGCGTTTTAA
- a CDS encoding DUF349 domain-containing protein, which produces MFQKLFGRKKASAKQVATSPVVKPAGTVVLTSPEQLADDIKVAEGKRKHSLMMQLAKLIENDESVLNTLNITLPENELLMLQLHFTKVEPQTLGSDTLQLIACEGFNASVRQVAALNINEESVLVSVMQRVKAKDKTVYRIVKNKLEALQQAAKAEQALLDKQQAVIAALEQLAKASFDPMYEAKLRGLVDQWGQCGTHCSAQVQSQYETAHNAVQARLEEEKTKAEPEQHISEETTQAELESKNDHLQGNERLPEAEEGEQSEQRQAILNTLLEDLAGCIEDGDYTEQAITQSQHFLTGLQHQWRETEQVSTPTKAENQAFHKACTAYEVGLAKLQSLLAEHNGYEGLMAAVKEESNKGLMSELEHWVQDIEPVLGDKTPAMLAKIKQALKDHEATLAKHRQQEIDQVRAIRGQIRRCQSAIEEGSIRRASGLYQGVEEKIAGFDFSHHAGLKKLLDETTEALEKLRDWQSYAVLPKKEALIKKMGALVQQSVPPEERAQSIRDMQEEWKLLSRGLQNRQQDLWESFHELAQQAYEPCKEYYAEQRHLREVNLEKRKEVVEQLSKYSAMIDWSSPDLKEIDRVLQAARNDWRHYSPVDRAASKNVQKQFDTLHQGLFNQLVKEQSVFKEQKQAIIEKAKSLLELDDVKKATGEAKKLQQEWKKAGVVSRKDEQKLWKEFREVCDALFAKRDEQSVQFKAELETNREQAEAVLTSLEGLTHSETPEADQSVFENLKSEYEQLGTLPKEHYPALNKRFKAACEAFNAVANSAKRASADAHWQAIIKWVKAARFDNLSAETLAEQWQAIKVPSPAKGLFEVQNQWQNPVDEFNQAVMHEKTLDIEILVGAESPAEDAQMRMNLQVRKLSDGLGQQVTPALVHQSVVEWLTIGSVDKGTYEQFEARMLAARNQYLSKNLK; this is translated from the coding sequence GTGTTTCAAAAGTTATTTGGTCGTAAAAAAGCCTCTGCAAAGCAAGTCGCTACCTCGCCGGTTGTAAAGCCAGCGGGTACGGTTGTGCTAACTTCGCCTGAACAATTGGCCGACGATATTAAAGTCGCTGAAGGTAAGCGAAAACACAGTTTAATGATGCAGTTGGCTAAACTCATCGAAAACGATGAAAGCGTGCTAAACACTTTAAATATTACGTTACCGGAAAACGAACTTCTTATGCTGCAGCTACACTTTACCAAAGTAGAGCCGCAAACGCTGGGCAGCGACACATTGCAGTTGATCGCATGTGAAGGTTTTAACGCATCAGTTCGCCAAGTGGCTGCGTTGAATATCAATGAAGAAAGCGTGCTTGTCAGTGTGATGCAGCGAGTAAAAGCGAAAGACAAAACCGTTTATCGCATCGTTAAAAACAAGTTAGAAGCCTTACAACAAGCGGCTAAAGCAGAGCAAGCGTTGCTCGATAAGCAGCAGGCGGTCATTGCCGCATTGGAGCAACTCGCAAAAGCCAGCTTTGACCCAATGTACGAAGCCAAACTTCGCGGTTTAGTTGATCAGTGGGGGCAATGTGGCACTCATTGTTCTGCACAGGTGCAAAGCCAATATGAAACAGCTCATAATGCTGTTCAAGCTCGTTTAGAGGAAGAAAAAACGAAGGCTGAACCAGAGCAACACATATCCGAAGAAACCACTCAAGCTGAGCTCGAATCAAAAAATGATCATTTACAGGGTAATGAACGATTACCCGAGGCCGAAGAAGGTGAGCAATCGGAACAACGACAAGCGATTCTAAACACTTTGCTCGAAGACTTAGCCGGTTGCATTGAAGATGGCGATTACACGGAACAAGCCATAACACAAAGCCAGCATTTTTTAACGGGCTTGCAACATCAATGGCGTGAAACCGAGCAAGTTAGCACGCCGACTAAGGCTGAAAACCAAGCCTTTCATAAAGCGTGTACGGCCTACGAAGTAGGGTTAGCCAAATTGCAAAGCCTGCTGGCAGAACATAATGGTTATGAAGGGTTAATGGCCGCCGTTAAAGAAGAATCAAATAAAGGGCTCATGAGTGAGCTAGAGCACTGGGTGCAAGATATTGAACCCGTGCTTGGAGATAAAACACCAGCCATGCTAGCAAAAATAAAACAAGCGTTGAAAGATCACGAAGCGACATTGGCTAAGCACCGCCAACAAGAAATTGATCAAGTACGCGCAATAAGAGGTCAAATTCGGCGTTGCCAATCGGCTATTGAAGAAGGGTCGATCCGTCGAGCATCAGGTTTGTATCAAGGCGTAGAAGAGAAAATTGCGGGCTTTGATTTTTCACATCATGCAGGGTTGAAAAAGTTACTCGATGAAACCACCGAAGCGTTAGAGAAACTGCGTGACTGGCAAAGTTACGCTGTACTGCCTAAAAAAGAAGCATTGATAAAAAAAATGGGGGCCTTAGTTCAACAATCGGTGCCACCAGAAGAGCGTGCTCAGTCTATTCGAGACATGCAAGAAGAGTGGAAGCTGCTTAGCCGAGGATTGCAAAACCGCCAGCAAGATTTATGGGAGTCTTTTCACGAGCTGGCTCAGCAGGCGTATGAGCCATGTAAAGAATACTATGCCGAGCAAAGACACTTGCGCGAAGTGAATTTAGAAAAACGCAAAGAAGTGGTGGAGCAGCTGAGTAAGTATTCGGCCATGATCGATTGGAGCTCACCCGATTTAAAAGAGATTGACCGTGTACTGCAAGCAGCACGAAACGATTGGCGCCATTACTCGCCGGTCGATCGAGCAGCCAGTAAAAACGTTCAAAAGCAGTTTGATACGTTGCATCAAGGGTTGTTTAATCAGCTGGTTAAGGAACAATCGGTTTTTAAAGAGCAAAAGCAAGCCATTATTGAAAAAGCAAAATCTCTACTCGAACTCGACGATGTGAAAAAAGCGACCGGCGAAGCGAAAAAGCTACAACAAGAGTGGAAAAAAGCTGGAGTTGTATCACGTAAAGACGAGCAAAAGCTGTGGAAAGAGTTTCGCGAAGTTTGTGACGCGCTTTTTGCCAAACGCGATGAGCAAAGCGTGCAATTTAAAGCCGAACTAGAAACAAACCGTGAGCAAGCTGAGGCTGTGTTGACCAGCTTAGAAGGGCTGACTCATTCTGAAACACCCGAAGCTGATCAATCGGTATTCGAGAATCTTAAATCTGAATATGAGCAGTTGGGCACATTGCCAAAAGAGCACTACCCAGCCTTAAATAAGCGTTTTAAGGCAGCCTGCGAAGCTTTTAATGCCGTAGCGAACTCTGCAAAACGTGCCAGCGCAGACGCCCACTGGCAAGCCATCATTAAATGGGTGAAAGCCGCTCGCTTCGACAATCTAAGTGCAGAAACACTAGCAGAGCAATGGCAAGCAATAAAAGTACCGAGCCCAGCCAAAGGCTTATTTGAGGTACAGAACCAATGGCAAAATCCGGTAGATGAGTTTAACCAAGCGGTTATGCATGAGAAAACACTCGATATTGAGATTTTAGTCGGCGCGGAAAGCCCAGCTGAAGACGCTCAGATGCGAATGAATCTACAAGTTCGAAAGTTGTCTGATGGTTTAGGCCAACAAGTAACGCCTGCGTTGGTTCATCAAAGTGTTGTTGAATGGTTGACCATTGGGTCAGTAGATAAGGGCACCTACGAGCAATTTGAAGCCAGAATGCTAGCGGCTAGGAACCAGTATTTATCGAAAAATCTTAAATAA
- a CDS encoding mechanosensitive ion channel family protein, which yields MNENIEFLTWLASTRLWSASRAILILAVGLLVARIASIAVAKLLDDKVSIHNLTIIRRSIYYVLIVLFIMSALRELGFDLSVVIGAAGILTVAIGFASQTSASNLISGLFLMIERPFSIKDVVRVGSTTGEVISIDLLSVKLRTFDNLFVRIPNETMIKSEITTLTKFPIRRLDLQIGIAYREDVNKVKEVLLDIAEKNNLCLEEPAPLFIILGFGNSSVDLQFSVWAKRENFLTVKNELFEKIKNVFDEQGIEIPFPHVSLYAGSETGAIPIRVVGDTEELKVTNESPSNK from the coding sequence ATGAATGAAAATATTGAATTTTTAACATGGTTGGCTTCGACACGGTTGTGGTCGGCTTCGCGTGCTATTTTAATACTTGCGGTTGGTTTATTGGTTGCTCGTATTGCCAGCATAGCCGTTGCTAAATTACTTGATGACAAAGTTTCCATACACAATCTCACGATCATTCGGCGGTCAATTTACTACGTTTTGATTGTGCTTTTTATTATGTCGGCGTTGCGTGAACTGGGCTTCGATTTAAGTGTTGTGATCGGTGCGGCCGGTATATTAACGGTGGCCATTGGTTTTGCTTCACAAACCTCTGCATCTAACTTAATCAGTGGCCTGTTTTTAATGATTGAGCGTCCCTTTTCTATAAAAGATGTCGTCCGCGTGGGAAGCACGACCGGTGAGGTTATTTCGATCGATCTACTGTCGGTGAAATTGCGCACTTTTGACAATTTATTTGTTCGTATCCCGAATGAAACGATGATTAAATCTGAAATTACAACCCTAACGAAATTCCCAATTCGACGCTTAGATCTACAGATTGGCATAGCATATCGAGAAGACGTTAATAAAGTTAAGGAAGTATTGCTCGACATAGCCGAAAAAAATAATTTGTGTTTAGAAGAGCCGGCTCCGCTGTTCATTATTCTAGGTTTTGGCAATTCTTCTGTCGATCTTCAGTTTTCTGTTTGGGCAAAACGAGAAAACTTCCTTACCGTAAAAAATGAGTTGTTTGAAAAAATTAAAAATGTTTTCGACGAGCAAGGCATTGAAATTCCTTTTCCGCATGTCAGTTTGTACGCCGGATCAGAAACTGGGGCTATTCCGATTCGTGTAGTAGGTGACACGGAAGAATTAAAGGTAACGAATGAAAGCCCTTCCAATAAGTAA
- a CDS encoding YiiX/YebB-like N1pC/P60 family cysteine hydrolase, with amino-acid sequence MSVKTLIITLSLLFVVALSPLASSSEPKNGPDSFLQAIQIQRSGLNNIMAYIDERPEIFNRPPKHTSILSRLERQQVKDLWILYLDYLATLNQLADQSATINKHSGLNTKDQIKRHQLAFNAHYRFALEFISRVDQDPEIVKWLNKEHPEVKLKKNSYKKLKQVMLSDWKTDRFDDLNARSIASFSPANTLDQALWEDRLAISKMNRFGLLTQQSLSWFKSTLYKGWYPLQKNVAWGMGKVKFWRIGRTLITPEQALSFSRSFQPGDFFITRKEWRMTNLGIPGFWTHSALYIGTKQERAEFFNSPEITAWVLSQGIASGNFEDLLLATSEMYRNHSGFDGNGEIRVIEALNPGVIFNSIESSLDADGAAIFRPNVSRLDIAKAIQGSFTYTGKPYDFHFDFDSDTAMVCSELIFKAYQTTPEQNGITFPVNLVAGKKMLTPNEIALWFEQTRNTDQQQIELVMFIDSNEKAGVAYESTEQAFLGSYKRPKWHVFQQSSWTEVNKKIPTTASQ; translated from the coding sequence TTGAGTGTTAAAACGTTAATTATAACCCTTTCTCTTTTGTTCGTGGTGGCCTTGTCACCACTGGCCAGCAGCAGCGAACCTAAAAACGGGCCCGATTCATTTTTACAAGCTATTCAAATTCAACGATCGGGTTTAAATAACATAATGGCCTATATCGATGAACGCCCAGAAATTTTTAATCGCCCTCCCAAACATACATCCATACTATCTCGTTTAGAGCGTCAACAAGTAAAAGATTTATGGATATTGTATTTGGATTATTTAGCCACGCTGAATCAATTGGCCGATCAGTCAGCAACTATAAATAAGCATTCTGGTTTAAATACAAAAGATCAGATTAAGCGTCACCAGTTGGCGTTTAATGCACACTATCGATTTGCGCTTGAGTTTATTAGCCGCGTCGATCAAGACCCTGAAATTGTAAAATGGCTAAACAAAGAGCACCCTGAAGTAAAGCTTAAAAAGAACAGTTACAAAAAGCTCAAACAGGTAATGCTCAGTGATTGGAAAACCGATAGGTTTGATGATTTAAACGCACGCTCAATTGCCAGCTTTTCCCCCGCCAACACACTTGACCAAGCGCTATGGGAAGACCGTCTGGCGATCAGTAAAATGAATCGCTTTGGGTTACTCACACAACAGAGTCTATCTTGGTTCAAAAGTACGCTTTATAAAGGTTGGTACCCTTTGCAAAAAAATGTGGCTTGGGGCATGGGTAAAGTGAAATTTTGGCGCATCGGCCGCACGCTTATTACACCAGAACAAGCACTCAGTTTCAGTCGCAGTTTTCAGCCCGGTGATTTCTTTATAACTCGTAAAGAATGGCGCATGACCAACTTAGGTATTCCCGGCTTTTGGACACATTCGGCGCTGTATATAGGTACAAAACAAGAGCGAGCGGAATTTTTTAACAGCCCTGAAATTACCGCATGGGTGTTAAGCCAAGGCATTGCCTCGGGCAATTTTGAAGACCTACTCCTGGCAACCAGCGAGATGTACCGAAATCATTCAGGCTTTGATGGGAACGGCGAGATCAGAGTCATCGAGGCGTTAAACCCCGGTGTCATTTTTAACTCGATAGAGTCTTCTCTCGATGCCGACGGTGCCGCCATTTTCAGACCAAACGTTTCAAGACTCGATATTGCTAAAGCCATTCAAGGCTCATTCACCTATACAGGAAAACCCTACGATTTCCATTTCGATTTTGACAGTGACACTGCGATGGTGTGTAGTGAACTTATTTTCAAAGCGTATCAAACCACTCCGGAACAAAACGGCATTACATTTCCCGTTAATTTAGTCGCCGGTAAAAAAATGCTGACACCGAATGAAATCGCCCTGTGGTTTGAACAAACGCGCAATACCGATCAACAGCAAATAGAATTGGTTATGTTTATAGATAGCAATGAAAAGGCCGGCGTTGCTTATGAATCTACCGAGCAAGCGTTTTTAGGATCGTACAAGCGGCCAAAATGGCATGTTTTTCAACAATCAAGCTGGACCGAAGTAAATAAAAAAATACCCACCACGGCCAGCCAATAA
- a CDS encoding potassium/proton antiporter — MTVELTYLYIFGAATLAFISVVASFFTHRTGAPILLVFLVLGMLVGEDGIIGVEFNDFNIAFLLGHIALAIIIFDGGLGTRKDSFRVSLKPALSLATVGVLGTAAFTGLAAHFILNVSVLEGFLIGAIVGSTDAAAVFGLIRNAGVELKERTSATLEIESGSNDPMAIFLTITLVELLMLGDSGDQGWTIASELLQQMGLGMAVGFAGGYCLVETLRRVHLPSSSYPLLALAGAMSLFGVTMMWGGSGFLAIFIMGVIIGNKPLTYSSDIHSFSDGVAWLSQIGMFLMLGMLVTPSELLPIVVPALGIAAVLIFVARPIAVFISLLPFHFPWREQVFISWCGLRGAVPIILALFPYLAGLNTSQMYFELVFFVVLISLVVQGWTIAPVAKWLKIKVPVTASQPDYVHLTLPDVSDKELLVYPVLAGSQVQASDPLHLPSIEGSQMIGVIRKGVLLNPSKGQRLNVGDRVLFLAGGNARAVLGRAFAPEAHNAQLDANRFFGEFTLQPTATLADIASVYGLDIEEQIENQTVKGYILQQFHGKPVVGDQVKLGSVTLIVREITDDQISAVGIKLK; from the coding sequence GTGACTGTTGAACTGACTTATCTCTATATTTTTGGCGCTGCCACATTAGCGTTCATAAGTGTAGTCGCCAGCTTTTTTACGCATCGTACCGGTGCGCCAATTTTATTGGTGTTTCTGGTATTGGGTATGTTGGTTGGTGAAGATGGCATTATTGGCGTTGAGTTTAATGATTTTAACATCGCCTTTTTATTGGGGCATATTGCCTTAGCGATTATTATTTTTGATGGCGGATTGGGTACCAGAAAAGACAGTTTTCGCGTTAGCTTAAAGCCCGCGCTATCTCTGGCTACGGTCGGTGTATTGGGAACCGCCGCTTTTACAGGATTAGCCGCGCACTTTATTTTAAATGTGAGTGTTTTAGAAGGGTTTTTAATCGGGGCTATTGTAGGTTCTACAGATGCTGCGGCGGTGTTTGGTCTTATTCGAAATGCCGGTGTTGAGCTCAAAGAACGTACCAGCGCAACGTTAGAGATTGAGTCGGGCTCTAACGATCCTATGGCTATTTTCTTAACCATCACTTTGGTCGAATTGCTTATGTTAGGCGACAGTGGCGATCAAGGTTGGACGATTGCGAGTGAGTTGCTTCAGCAGATGGGGTTAGGTATGGCCGTTGGCTTTGCAGGGGGCTATTGTTTGGTTGAAACGCTTCGGCGAGTGCATTTGCCGTCGTCGTCGTACCCTTTATTGGCACTGGCCGGTGCCATGAGTTTGTTTGGTGTAACAATGATGTGGGGTGGCAGTGGTTTTCTTGCCATCTTTATCATGGGCGTGATTATTGGCAATAAGCCATTGACCTACAGTAGCGACATTCATAGTTTTAGCGATGGCGTTGCTTGGCTAAGCCAAATAGGGATGTTCTTAATGCTGGGCATGCTGGTAACACCCAGTGAATTATTACCCATTGTTGTTCCTGCTTTAGGCATTGCTGCCGTGCTTATTTTTGTCGCTCGTCCAATTGCCGTGTTCATTTCATTGTTGCCCTTTCATTTCCCTTGGCGTGAGCAAGTGTTTATTAGTTGGTGTGGTCTTCGCGGCGCGGTACCGATAATTTTAGCGTTGTTTCCCTATTTGGCCGGTTTAAATACTTCACAAATGTACTTTGAGTTGGTCTTTTTTGTGGTGTTAATTTCATTGGTGGTTCAAGGCTGGACCATTGCTCCTGTGGCTAAATGGTTGAAGATTAAAGTGCCCGTAACGGCCAGTCAGCCTGATTACGTGCACTTAACGTTGCCTGATGTTTCTGACAAAGAGCTCTTAGTTTACCCCGTACTTGCCGGCAGCCAAGTTCAAGCAAGCGATCCTTTACATTTACCCAGTATCGAAGGCAGTCAAATGATAGGCGTTATCCGCAAAGGAGTCTTGCTGAACCCATCTAAAGGTCAACGATTAAACGTAGGCGATCGAGTTTTGTTTTTAGCCGGTGGCAATGCCAGAGCGGTATTGGGTCGTGCATTCGCACCGGAAGCTCACAATGCTCAGTTAGATGCAAACCGATTCTTTGGTGAATTTACTTTGCAACCTACCGCTACATTGGCAGACATTGCTTCAGTCTATGGCTTAGACATAGAGGAACAGATCGAGAACCAAACCGTTAAAGGTTACATTTTACAGCAATTTCATGGAAAACCGGTGGTAGGGGATCAAGTGAAGCTGGGCAGTGTGACCTTAATTGTACGTGAAATTACAGACGATCAAATTAGCGCGGTTGGCATCAAATTAAAGTAG